A genome region from Streptomyces pratensis includes the following:
- a CDS encoding polyamine ABC transporter substrate-binding protein, producing the protein MEQYEPERLSAPQLAAMRRSLRDGRGALTRRSLLRASGTAALALGGLGALSACGIPPAKREGGAAASDDRSAAERQINFSNWTEYMDVGEDGKSRPTLDAFTKRTGIKVKYTEDINDNVEFFGKIKPQLAAGQDTGRDLVIVTDWLAARIIRLGWAQKLDHANLPHAFANLSAQFRTPDWDPGRAYSYPWTGIPTVIAYNEKATGGRKVDSITQLLDDPRLKGKVSFLSEMRDSVGMTLLDMGKDPGSFTDADFDAAVGRMQKGVDTQQIRRFTGNDYTADLSKGDIAACVAWAGDIIQLQADNPAIKFSIPSAGYITSSDNMLVPAHARHKTNAEKLMDYYYELPVAARLAAYINYVCPVDGVAGELAKIDESMASNTLILPDKAMAAKSRSFRSLSSEEETAYEEKFAELIGA; encoded by the coding sequence ATGGAGCAGTACGAGCCCGAGCGCCTCTCCGCGCCGCAGCTGGCAGCCATGAGGCGCAGCCTCAGAGACGGCCGGGGCGCCCTCACCCGCCGTTCGCTTCTCCGGGCGTCGGGCACGGCAGCCCTCGCGCTCGGCGGTCTCGGGGCGCTGAGCGCGTGCGGGATACCGCCCGCGAAGCGGGAAGGGGGCGCCGCGGCCTCCGACGACCGCTCGGCGGCGGAGAGGCAGATCAACTTCTCCAACTGGACCGAGTACATGGACGTCGGCGAGGACGGGAAGAGCCGTCCGACCCTGGACGCCTTCACGAAACGCACCGGGATCAAGGTCAAGTACACGGAGGACATCAACGACAACGTCGAGTTCTTCGGGAAGATCAAGCCGCAGCTCGCAGCGGGCCAGGACACCGGCCGCGACCTCGTCATCGTGACGGACTGGCTGGCCGCACGCATCATCCGGCTCGGCTGGGCACAGAAGCTCGACCACGCGAACCTCCCGCACGCCTTCGCGAACCTGTCGGCCCAGTTCCGCACACCCGACTGGGATCCCGGACGTGCCTACTCCTACCCGTGGACCGGTATCCCGACCGTCATCGCCTACAACGAGAAGGCGACCGGCGGCCGGAAGGTCGACTCCATCACCCAGCTGCTGGACGATCCCCGGCTCAAGGGCAAGGTCTCGTTCCTCTCCGAGATGCGCGACTCGGTCGGCATGACGCTCCTCGACATGGGCAAGGACCCGGGGTCGTTCACCGACGCCGACTTCGACGCGGCCGTCGGCCGGATGCAGAAGGGCGTCGACACCCAGCAGATACGCCGCTTCACCGGCAACGACTACACCGCGGACCTGAGCAAGGGCGACATCGCGGCCTGTGTGGCCTGGGCGGGGGACATAATCCAGCTCCAGGCCGACAACCCGGCGATCAAGTTCTCGATCCCGTCCGCCGGGTACATCACGTCGAGCGACAACATGCTGGTCCCGGCGCACGCACGGCACAAGACCAACGCCGAGAAGCTCATGGACTACTACTACGAGCTCCCCGTCGCGGCCCGGCTCGCCGCCTACATCAACTACGTCTGCCCGGTCGACGGTGTCGCCGGTGAGCTCGCGAAGATCGACGAGTCGATGGCGTCCAACACGCTGATCCTGCCCGACAAGGCGATGGCCGCGAAGTCACGGTCATTCCGCTCCCTCAGCTCCGAGGAAGAGACGGCGTACGAGGAGAAGTTCGCCGAGCTCATCGGCGCCTGA
- a CDS encoding ABC transporter ATP-binding protein produces MTQQQAAGGDVRLTGISKTYGSFTAVHPLDLTVPQGSFFALLGASGCGKTTTLRMIAGLEDATTGTVSLGGRDITGLPPYKRPVNTVFQSYALFPHLDVSENIAFGLRRRGVKSVKKQVGEMLDLVQLGDFARRKPHRLSGGQQQRVAVARALINHPQVLLLDEPLGALDLKLRRQMQLELKRIQTEVGITFIHVTHDQEEAMTMADTVAVMNGGRVEQLGAPADLYENPMTTFVANFLGTSNLIEGEIVSTGADVVVAAGGGKLRLPGGRCSSPARSGGKVLVGVRPEKISLTHTDDADAIPDGRNRVTGRITDSSFIGVSTQYVVESPAGTALQVYEQNIERDTRLVPGADVVLHWNPEHTFGLDAAQSIDAGAGAEGLEEVA; encoded by the coding sequence ATGACACAGCAGCAGGCAGCGGGCGGCGACGTCCGTCTCACCGGGATCAGCAAGACCTACGGCTCCTTCACCGCAGTGCACCCCCTCGACCTCACCGTCCCGCAGGGCTCCTTCTTCGCGCTGCTCGGCGCGTCCGGCTGCGGCAAGACCACCACCCTGCGCATGATCGCGGGCCTGGAGGACGCCACCACCGGCACGGTCTCGCTCGGCGGCCGCGACATCACGGGCCTGCCCCCCTACAAGCGGCCCGTCAACACCGTCTTCCAGAGCTACGCGCTCTTCCCGCACCTCGACGTCAGCGAGAACATCGCCTTCGGGCTGCGCCGCCGAGGCGTCAAGTCCGTGAAGAAGCAGGTGGGCGAGATGCTGGACCTCGTCCAGCTCGGCGACTTCGCCCGACGCAAGCCGCACCGGCTCTCCGGCGGCCAGCAGCAGCGAGTCGCCGTGGCCCGCGCGCTCATCAACCACCCCCAGGTCCTCCTCCTCGACGAGCCTCTGGGCGCCCTCGACCTCAAACTGCGCCGCCAGATGCAGCTCGAACTCAAGCGGATCCAGACCGAGGTCGGCATCACGTTCATCCACGTCACCCACGACCAGGAGGAGGCCATGACCATGGCCGACACCGTCGCGGTGATGAACGGCGGCCGGGTCGAGCAGCTCGGCGCCCCCGCAGATCTGTACGAGAACCCCATGACCACCTTCGTGGCGAACTTCCTCGGCACCTCCAACCTCATAGAGGGAGAGATCGTGTCCACGGGGGCGGACGTCGTCGTCGCGGCCGGCGGCGGGAAGCTCAGGCTGCCCGGCGGGCGTTGCTCGTCCCCCGCACGGAGCGGGGGGAAGGTGCTCGTGGGCGTCCGCCCCGAGAAGATCTCCCTGACCCACACCGACGACGCGGACGCGATACCCGACGGCCGCAACCGGGTCACCGGCCGCATCACCGACTCCAGCTTCATCGGCGTCTCCACCCAGTACGTCGTCGAGAGCCCGGCCGGCACGGCACTCCAGGTCTACGAGCAGAACATCGAGCGCGACACCCGCCTCGTCCCCGGCGCCGACGTCGTCCTGCACTGGAATCCCGAGCACACCTTCGGACTCGACGCCGCCCAGTCGATCGACGCCGGAGCCGGCGCGGAAGGCCTGGAGGAAGTGGCGTGA